Part of the Bacillus sp. N1-1 genome, CGAGGCAGGCGAAAGTTGTGATCCGTACAGGTGAGACGACGCCATATGCCAATTGCATTCTTCATTCAGGAGTAATCTTTTAAACGAGGTGAACAGCATGCAAATTAGCATGAGAGACATTCATAAAGCATTTGGAGCGAACAAAGTGCTTGAAGGCGTGAATATCGACATTCAAAATGCCGAAGTTCATGCCCTTATGGGAGAGAATGGAGCGGGGAAGTCAACGCTCATGAACATTCTAACTGGTCTTCATAAGAAAGATCATGGAACAATTGTGATCGATGGAAAAGAAAGGGTTTTTGATAATCCGAAAGAAGCTGAAGAAAATGGTGTTGCTTTTATTCATCAAGAGCTGAACATCTGGCCAGAATTAACGGTATTAGAGAATTTATTCATTAATAAGGAACCGGTTACATCTTTTGGACTTATTCATACGAAAAAAATGAAAGCGATTGCGAATGAGCAGTTTAATAAACTAGCAATCTCCATTCCTCTTTACCAGGAAGCAGGAAAATGTTCCGTTGGAGAGCAGCAGATGATTGAAATTGCAAAGGCATTAATGACAGATGCGAAAGTGATTATTATGGATGAGCCCACAGCAGCACTAACGGAACGTGAGATTCAAACGCTGTTCCAGGTGATTCGCTCACTAAAGAAAAGCGGCGTTTCCATTGTCTACATTTCCCATCGTATGGAAGAGATCTTCACAATCTGTGACAGCATTACCGTCATGCGAGATGGAAAAACAGTTGATACAAAAGCGATACCAGATACGAATTTTGATGAAGTCGTTCGAAAAATGGTTGGGCGAGAATTAACTGATCGCTTTCCTGAACGTTCTCCAAAACCTGGTGAAACGATGTTAGAAGTAAAAGGCCTCGGTAGAAATGGCGTGTTTGAGAATGTCAATTTCTCCGTAAGGTCCGGTGAGATCGTTGGTGTTTCGGGGTTAATGGGTGCTGGTCGAACTGAAGTCATGCGGACGATTTTTGGACTGGATGGAAAATACACTGGCGATATTTTCATTAGTGGTAAAAAAGTAGTCATTAAAAATCCTTCTCAGGCAGTTCAACTAGGACTTGGTTTTATTACAGAAGATCGAAAAGAAGAGGGACTTGTGCTCGATTTCTCACTGAAAGATAATATCGCGTTACCGAGTCTTTATAGCTTTGCTCCGAAAGGCTTAATCAATGAAAAAAGCGAGCTGGACTTTGTTGAGCTTCTCATTAAAAGGCTAACGATTAAAACAGAGTCTGCTCGAACAAGTGCTAAAAACCTTTCTGGAGGTAATCAACAAAAAGTGGTTATCGCTAAATGGATTGGAATCGGACCTAAAGTATTGATTTTAGATGAGCCTACTCGTGGTGTTGATGTTGGAGCAAAGCGTGAGATTTATCAGTTAATGAATGAGTTAACGGATCGCGGGGTTGCTATTATCATGGTTTCCTCTGAACTACCGGAAGTGCTTGGTATGAGTGATCGGATTCTTGTTTTTCGTGAAGGTCAACTGACTGGAGAAGTATCCAAGAAGGAAGCAACGCAAGAGAAAATAATGACGCTGGCAACAGGAGGTCAAGAAGATGAATAATGCGATGAAAACAAATCATGTTGGGAATGTGATGCAAAAGCTAGGACCACTATTAGGTTTACTAGTGCTTGTTGCAACCGTTTCCATCTTAAATCCAAGTTTTTTAGAACCACTTAATTTATTGAATTTACTTCGACAAGTGGCAATCAATGCGCTTATCGCTTACGGGATGACATTTGTTATTTTAACAGGCGGAATTGACTTATCGGTTGGTTCGATTTTAGCACTCTCAAGTGCACTGATGGCTGGCATGATGGTGTCAGGAATTGACCCGATTTTGGCAATACTCATTGGTTCATTGCTTGGAGCTGTCATGGGTATGGTGAATGGACTGTTGATTACGAAAGGAAAAATGGCTCCGTTTATCGCGACGCTTGCAACGATGACTTTATTCCGGGGATTAACGCTCGTCTATACAGATGGGAACCCGATTACGGGGCTTGGCGATAGCTATGCTTTCCAGCTTTTCGGAAGAGGCTATTTCCTTGGTATTCCAGTGCCGGCGATCACGATGTTACTATCATTCGCTGTTCTCTGGGTGATTTTGCATAAAACACCGTTTGGTCGAAAAACGTATGCCATCGGTGGAAATGAGAAAGCTGCTCTTATCTCAGGTATTAAAGTGAATCGCATGAAAGTGATGATTTATTCTCTAGCTGGACTACTTTCAGCTTTAGCAGGAGCGATTTTAACGTCGAGACTGAACTCAGCACAACCAACTGCAGGGACATCGTACGAGCTTGATGCAATCGCGGCAGTCGTGCTTGGCGGAACAAGCCTTTCCGGAGGTCGAGGTTTAATTATTGGAACATTAATCGGTGCACTAATTATTGGTACGTTAAATAACGGCTTAAATTTGCTTGGTGTATCTTCTTTCTTCCAGATGGTTGTCAAAGGTGTTGTTATTATCATTGCTGTCTTGATTGATCGTAAAAAAGCAGCGTAGGAGGATTACTATGAAAAAGTTATTGCCATTCCTGCTCAGTTTGTCATTGCTTGTGCTTGGAGCGTGTTCGCTTCAGCCGCCTGAATGGGCAAAGCCGAGTCAGGAAACAGACATAAAAGATATTAAAATCGGTTTATCCGTATCAACGTTAAATAATCCCTTTTTCGTATCGATGAAAGATGGAGTAGAAGCTGAAGCGAAAGAAAAAGGCATGGACATTGTTGTCGTAGATGCGCAAAATGATGCGGCAAAACAAATTAGCGATGTAGAAGATCTGATTCAGCAGGGTGTCGATGTCTTATTGATTAATCCAACTGATTCAGCAGCGATTTCGACGGCTGTTCAATCAGCGAATAGCCTGGGTATTCCTGTTGTTACACTCGATCGCTCTGCCGAGAAAGGCGATGTAGCCACTCTTGTTTCTTCGGATAATGAAAAAGGCGGAGAGATGGCTGGCGAGTTTTTAGTTGAGCAGTTAGGAGAAGGGGCAAAAATAGCTGAGCTTGAAGGTGTACCAGGCGCATCCGCTACTCGTGAACGTGGTCAGGGATTCCATAACATTGCTGACGAGAAGCTTGATGTTGTTGCTAAGCAAACGGCTAACTTCGATCGTACAGAAGGATTGAATACAATGGAAAATTTGCTTCAAGGGAACCCAGATATTGAAGCTGTGTTTGCCCACAATGATGAAATGGCACTTGGTGCTCTTCAAGCCATACAAAGCTCTGGAAAAGACATTCTCGTTGTTGGTTTTGATGGAAATGAAGATGCGATTAATAGTATTCAAGATGGGAAGCTATCAGCGACTGTTGCACAGCAACCTGAAGAAATTGGTTCACTCGCCGTTCAAGCTGGTGTCGATGTGCTTAAAGGAAATGAAGTGGATGAAACGATCCCAGTTCCGCTAAAACTAGTAACAGAATAGGAAGTAACGCTCCCACGTTTGGGGGCGTTTTTCCGTATAAAAGGAGTTTGGAGAGAAAAAGTCGAAATCACTTTATAAAGAAGGAGGTGGCGAAGATGGAAGCATGGATTGATGCAATGTTCTCCCAAACGCTTGTCGATGAAGCGAGCAAGCGATTTGGTATTCAGGTGACTCGGATAAAAAAGATAGGCGATTTTGAGAACTATGTGTTTGAAGTGAAAGACAAGAACAGGGCTTGGATTCTTCGTTTTACTCATAGCTCACATCGCTCGTTAGAAGAAGTGAAAGCAGAACTCGACTGGATTGATCGATTATATAATGGTAGTGTTCACGTAGCACGATCCCATCCTTCAGTAAACGATAAAATGGTGGAGGAATTCTCATTAGAGGACGGATATTTCTTTGCTTGTCTATTTGAG contains:
- the rbsB gene encoding ribose ABC transporter substrate-binding protein RbsB; its protein translation is MKKLLPFLLSLSLLVLGACSLQPPEWAKPSQETDIKDIKIGLSVSTLNNPFFVSMKDGVEAEAKEKGMDIVVVDAQNDAAKQISDVEDLIQQGVDVLLINPTDSAAISTAVQSANSLGIPVVTLDRSAEKGDVATLVSSDNEKGGEMAGEFLVEQLGEGAKIAELEGVPGASATRERGQGFHNIADEKLDVVAKQTANFDRTEGLNTMENLLQGNPDIEAVFAHNDEMALGALQAIQSSGKDILVVGFDGNEDAINSIQDGKLSATVAQQPEEIGSLAVQAGVDVLKGNEVDETIPVPLKLVTE
- a CDS encoding sugar ABC transporter ATP-binding protein, which translates into the protein MQISMRDIHKAFGANKVLEGVNIDIQNAEVHALMGENGAGKSTLMNILTGLHKKDHGTIVIDGKERVFDNPKEAEENGVAFIHQELNIWPELTVLENLFINKEPVTSFGLIHTKKMKAIANEQFNKLAISIPLYQEAGKCSVGEQQMIEIAKALMTDAKVIIMDEPTAALTEREIQTLFQVIRSLKKSGVSIVYISHRMEEIFTICDSITVMRDGKTVDTKAIPDTNFDEVVRKMVGRELTDRFPERSPKPGETMLEVKGLGRNGVFENVNFSVRSGEIVGVSGLMGAGRTEVMRTIFGLDGKYTGDIFISGKKVVIKNPSQAVQLGLGFITEDRKEEGLVLDFSLKDNIALPSLYSFAPKGLINEKSELDFVELLIKRLTIKTESARTSAKNLSGGNQQKVVIAKWIGIGPKVLILDEPTRGVDVGAKREIYQLMNELTDRGVAIIMVSSELPEVLGMSDRILVFREGQLTGEVSKKEATQEKIMTLATGGQEDE
- the rbsC gene encoding ribose ABC transporter permease RbsC yields the protein MNNAMKTNHVGNVMQKLGPLLGLLVLVATVSILNPSFLEPLNLLNLLRQVAINALIAYGMTFVILTGGIDLSVGSILALSSALMAGMMVSGIDPILAILIGSLLGAVMGMVNGLLITKGKMAPFIATLATMTLFRGLTLVYTDGNPITGLGDSYAFQLFGRGYFLGIPVPAITMLLSFAVLWVILHKTPFGRKTYAIGGNEKAALISGIKVNRMKVMIYSLAGLLSALAGAILTSRLNSAQPTAGTSYELDAIAAVVLGGTSLSGGRGLIIGTLIGALIIGTLNNGLNLLGVSSFFQMVVKGVVIIIAVLIDRKKAA